Proteins from one Fusobacterium periodonticum 1_1_41FAA genomic window:
- a CDS encoding DKNYY domain-containing protein, giving the protein MQKNSRISFIKFIFIIYVIILIFLSLSYTLLLMKKSGSNSDEIENYGQKYGNTQFIKYQGKISIPVPSGGRYFLEKVDIDSFKVLDSQDYSDRSTLIVGLDKNSVYFGNIRISDLDPNKLEVLGNGYYTDGINTYFCSDMSERNKNLSSPMEIFQTLIYAFSKTKRPQSYIYPYKKVETDKRLKAVDNLLFFATDGDNVYYKGEALVNVDLNTLVPVDGQYTYFTDKENVYYKSKLLPIKNSGNLKTVSLNPDDKFLYDEVNGYVFIEDYSFNREKAPYKIIGSNGTHLYSLIFVSDDGIYFYDSENKKQVKLKDNVFVGNIEEISPNVFTDDENMYYFQNYEIWKRYKNMVFLASRNTGVYSLGKKESWKKLTDVGNENIGSIWQKDSEYYYFDNLENSSQTDDYRATIFKITDKKTLDLESLLAYPEYISAEKIDEFILNKNFEEFKGEKLFIATIKFHNVLKIFLGFLLVLGFIFIVFFLYLKKLDKGDKKNIDKMLLEKYRNIKPLSKDYNDKE; this is encoded by the coding sequence ATGCAAAAAAACTCTAGAATTTCATTTATAAAATTTATTTTCATTATTTATGTAATAATTCTTATTTTTCTTTCTTTATCTTATACTCTACTTTTAATGAAAAAATCAGGCTCAAATTCTGATGAAATAGAGAACTATGGACAAAAATATGGAAACACCCAATTTATAAAATATCAAGGAAAAATTTCTATTCCTGTTCCTAGTGGAGGAAGATATTTTTTAGAGAAGGTTGATATTGATTCATTTAAAGTGTTAGATTCTCAAGATTATTCTGATAGAAGTACTTTAATAGTTGGTTTGGATAAAAATTCTGTCTATTTTGGAAATATTCGTATTTCTGACCTAGATCCAAATAAACTTGAAGTTCTAGGAAATGGTTATTATACTGATGGAATAAATACTTACTTTTGCTCTGATATGTCTGAAAGAAATAAAAACTTATCTTCTCCAATGGAAATCTTTCAGACTTTGATATATGCTTTTTCAAAGACTAAAAGACCTCAATCTTATATCTATCCTTATAAAAAGGTAGAAACAGATAAAAGATTAAAAGCAGTTGATAATTTATTATTTTTTGCAACTGATGGAGACAATGTCTATTATAAAGGAGAGGCTTTAGTGAATGTTGATTTGAATACTCTAGTGCCTGTTGATGGTCAGTATACATATTTTACTGACAAAGAGAATGTTTACTATAAATCAAAACTTCTACCAATTAAAAATAGTGGTAATTTAAAAACTGTTTCACTTAATCCAGATGATAAATTTCTTTATGATGAAGTAAACGGCTATGTCTTTATAGAAGATTATTCTTTTAACAGAGAAAAAGCTCCTTATAAAATTATTGGAAGTAATGGAACTCATCTTTACAGTTTAATATTTGTTAGTGATGATGGAATATATTTTTATGATAGCGAAAATAAAAAACAAGTAAAGTTAAAAGATAATGTCTTTGTTGGAAATATAGAAGAAATTAGTCCTAATGTCTTTACAGATGATGAGAATATGTATTATTTTCAAAACTATGAAATATGGAAAAGATATAAAAATATGGTATTTTTAGCTTCAAGAAATACAGGAGTTTATTCTTTAGGTAAAAAAGAGTCTTGGAAAAAATTAACTGATGTAGGTAATGAAAATATCGGTTCTATTTGGCAAAAAGATAGTGAATATTACTATTTTGATAACTTAGAAAATTCTTCTCAAACAGATGATTATAGAGCTACTATTTTCAAAATAACGGATAAAAAAACTCTTGATCTTGAAAGCTTATTAGCTTATCCAGAATATATAAGTGCTGAGAAGATAGATGAGTTTATTTTAAATAAAAACTTTGAAGAGTTTAAAGGTGAAAAACTTTTTATTGCTACTATAAAATTTCATAATGTTCTTAAAATATTTTTAGGTTTTCTATTAGTATTAGGCTTTATTTTTATAGTGTTTTTCTTATATTTAAAGAAACTTGATAAGGGAGATAAGAAAAATATAGATAAAATGCTACTTGAAAAATATAGAAATATAAAACCCTTATCTAAAGATTATAATGACAAAGAATAG
- a CDS encoding DKNYY domain-containing protein yields MKVNGEDLSNIEKNANEIEYYKSLNKIFKKNLIIIIIVLILLILFGAISLYKTDSEYNLNQKILNNGQKYEKSIYIKYEGKIYCNSFGDIYQLKDVDIDSFKTFDTGDYRDNYIATDKNNVYLGNNILPDLNPNRLKSLGSNYYSDGVNYYFLSDVYIRNEDISTWSIVKEYIIHFKKKQLYFYPFKKIETTKALKGIKNFRYLASDGEKVYYKGELIENADFYTLKAVYKYNDDYFYDKNNVYYKTEALNLSSNDNLNLVSVEQGERTYLYDGLNGNVSLEEYIFDKKYIPYQILGIGSAHVRDLLFVSKDGIFFYNPETKEQERVGDNIFKGKIENILPSVISDDKNIYYLHSYDILRKSRPSSRHAHILVSKNIGIFSLGEKKDWEKIKDIDSGTTGQVWKRGNKYYYFDDLGVSQAIDDVVYEIIDNSSLKYLLGTNNIYSSTIRELINNKKLIVFKGEEVSTASVKYKESHVAEIFLAIFLTTFFGISILMISLKWKAQKKDREKLEEERKKIEKQMEFWDNYYNNNEEEKKEDEKIPTPSKSYDDEEEIKKEIDKIKPIVKNSDDIEGLKKREKKINSIIKNFNVDEEEK; encoded by the coding sequence ATGAAAGTAAATGGTGAAGATTTATCAAACATTGAAAAAAATGCAAACGAGATAGAATATTATAAGTCTTTAAATAAGATTTTTAAAAAAAATTTAATAATCATTATTATCGTTCTTATATTACTTATTTTATTTGGAGCAATTTCCTTATATAAAACAGACTCAGAGTATAATTTAAATCAAAAGATTTTAAATAATGGTCAAAAATATGAGAAAAGTATCTATATTAAATATGAAGGGAAAATCTATTGTAATTCATTTGGTGATATATATCAATTAAAAGATGTTGATATTGATAGTTTTAAAACATTTGATACAGGAGATTATCGTGATAATTATATAGCAACAGATAAGAATAATGTTTATCTTGGAAATAATATTCTTCCTGACTTAAATCCAAATAGACTTAAAAGCCTAGGCAGTAATTATTACAGTGATGGAGTGAACTATTATTTCCTATCAGATGTATATATACGAAATGAGGATATCTCTACATGGTCTATAGTTAAAGAGTATATTATTCACTTTAAGAAAAAACAGCTATACTTTTATCCCTTTAAAAAAATAGAAACAACTAAAGCCTTAAAAGGTATTAAGAATTTTAGATACTTAGCAAGTGATGGAGAAAAAGTTTATTATAAAGGAGAACTTATAGAGAATGCTGATTTCTATACCTTAAAAGCAGTTTATAAATATAATGATGACTATTTTTATGATAAAAATAATGTTTACTACAAGACTGAAGCTTTAAATCTTTCTAGTAATGATAATTTAAACTTAGTATCTGTTGAGCAAGGTGAAAGAACTTACCTTTATGATGGACTAAATGGAAATGTTTCTCTAGAAGAATATATTTTTGATAAAAAATACATTCCTTATCAAATTTTAGGTATAGGTAGTGCTCATGTTAGAGACTTACTATTTGTAAGTAAAGATGGTATATTTTTCTATAATCCTGAAACAAAGGAACAAGAAAGAGTTGGAGATAATATTTTTAAAGGAAAAATAGAAAATATTTTACCTAGTGTTATTTCTGATGATAAAAATATTTATTATCTTCATTCTTATGATATATTACGCAAAAGCAGACCTAGCTCTCGTCATGCACATATTTTAGTTTCAAAAAATATAGGAATTTTCTCTTTAGGTGAGAAAAAAGATTGGGAAAAGATAAAAGATATTGATTCAGGAACAACAGGACAAGTTTGGAAAAGAGGGAATAAGTACTATTATTTTGATGATTTAGGAGTTAGTCAAGCAATAGATGATGTTGTGTATGAAATTATTGATAATTCTAGTCTTAAATACTTACTAGGAACAAACAATATATATAGTAGTACTATAAGAGAATTAATTAACAATAAAAAGCTAATAGTTTTCAAAGGTGAAGAAGTATCTACAGCTAGTGTAAAATACAAAGAAAGCCATGTAGCTGAAATCTTTTTGGCTATTTTCTTAACGACTTTTTTTGGAATTTCCATTCTTATGATATCTTTAAAATGGAAAGCTCAGAAGAAAGATAGAGAAAAATTAGAAGAAGAAAGAAAAAAGATAGAGAAACAAATGGAATTTTGGGATAATTATTACAATAATAATGAAGAAGAAAAGAAAGAAGATGAAAAAATTCCTACTCCATCTAAAAGTTATGATGATGAGGAAGAAATAAAAAAAGAAATAGATAAAATAAAACCAATAGTAAAAAATAGTGACGATATAGAAGGATTGAAAAAAAGAGAGAAAAAAATAAATTCTATAATTAAAAATTTTAATGTTGATGAAGAAGAAAAATAA
- the infA gene encoding translation initiation factor IF-1, with protein sequence MSKKDVIELEGTIVEALPNAMFKVELENGHTILGHISGKMRMNYIKILPGDGVTVQISPYDLSRGRIVYRKKN encoded by the coding sequence ATGTCAAAGAAAGATGTTATCGAATTGGAAGGTACTATAGTAGAGGCCTTACCTAATGCTATGTTTAAAGTAGAATTAGAAAATGGACATACTATACTTGGCCACATCTCTGGAAAAATGAGAATGAATTACATTAAAATTTTACCAGGCGATGGAGTAACTGTACAGATCTCTCCTTATGACTTGTCGAGGGGTAGAATAGTATACAGAAAGAAAAACTAG
- the rpmJ gene encoding 50S ribosomal protein L36, producing MKVRVSIKPICDKCKIIKRHGKIRVICENPKHKQVQG from the coding sequence ATGAAAGTTAGAGTATCAATAAAACCTATTTGTGACAAGTGTAAGATTATTAAAAGACATGGAAAAATAAGAGTAATCTGTGAAAATCCTAAACATAAACAAGTTCAAGGATAA
- the rpsM gene encoding 30S ribosomal protein S13 — translation MARIAGVDIPRNKRVEIALTYIYGIGRPTSQKILKEAGINFDTRVKDLTEEEVNKIREIIKDIKVEGDLRKEVRLSIKRLMDIKCYRGLRHKMNLPVRGQSSKTNARTVKGPKKPIRK, via the coding sequence TTGGCTAGAATAGCAGGAGTAGATATCCCAAGAAACAAAAGAGTTGAAATAGCTCTAACATATATTTATGGAATTGGAAGACCAACTTCTCAAAAAATATTGAAAGAAGCTGGGATAAATTTTGACACTAGAGTTAAAGATTTAACAGAAGAAGAAGTAAATAAAATCAGAGAAATCATAAAAGATATCAAAGTTGAAGGAGATCTTAGAAAAGAAGTAAGATTATCTATAAAAAGACTTATGGATATCAAATGTTACAGAGGTTTAAGACATAAAATGAATCTTCCTGTAAGAGGACAAAGTTCAAAGACTAATGCAAGAACAGTAAAAGGTCCTAAAAAACCTATAAGAAAGTAA
- the rpsK gene encoding 30S ribosomal protein S11, with amino-acid sequence MAKKTVAKIKKKSKNIPNGVAHIHSTFNNTIVTITDVDGKVISWKSGGTSNFKGTKKGTPFAAQIAAEQAAQIAMENGMRKIEVKVKGPGSGREACIRSLQAAGLEVTKITDVTPVPHNGCRPPKRRRV; translated from the coding sequence TTGGCTAAAAAGACAGTAGCTAAGATAAAAAAGAAAAGTAAAAATATTCCTAACGGAGTAGCTCATATACATTCAACTTTTAATAACACAATAGTTACAATAACTGACGTAGATGGAAAGGTTATAAGCTGGAAATCAGGAGGAACTTCTAATTTCAAAGGAACTAAGAAAGGAACTCCATTCGCAGCTCAAATAGCAGCTGAACAAGCAGCTCAAATCGCTATGGAAAACGGAATGAGAAAGATTGAAGTTAAAGTAAAAGGACCTGGTTCAGGAAGAGAAGCTTGTATCAGATCACTTCAAGCTGCAGGATTAGAAGTTACTAAAATAACTGACGTAACTCCTGTACCTCATAATGGATGTAGACCACCAAAAAGAAGAAGAGTGTAA
- the rpsD gene encoding 30S ribosomal protein S4 — MARNRQPVLKKCRALGIDPVILGVKKSSNRQIRPNANKKPTEYAIQLREKQKAKFIYNVMEKQFRKIYEEAARKLGVTGLTLIEYLERRLENVVYRLGFAKTRRQARQIVSHGHIAVNGRRVNIASFRVKVGDVVSVIENSKNVELIKLAVEDATPPAWLELDRAAFSGKVLQNPTKDDLDFDLNESLIVEFYSR, encoded by the coding sequence ATGGCAAGAAATAGACAGCCTGTTTTGAAGAAGTGTAGAGCTTTAGGAATCGATCCAGTTATCCTAGGGGTTAAAAAATCTTCTAATAGACAAATAAGACCTAATGCAAATAAAAAACCAACTGAATATGCAATTCAATTAAGAGAAAAACAAAAAGCTAAATTTATATATAACGTTATGGAAAAACAATTCAGAAAGATATATGAAGAAGCAGCAAGAAAACTTGGAGTAACAGGTTTAACTTTAATAGAATACTTAGAAAGAAGACTAGAAAATGTTGTTTACAGACTAGGGTTCGCTAAAACTAGAAGACAAGCTAGACAAATAGTTTCTCACGGACATATAGCAGTAAACGGAAGAAGAGTTAACATAGCATCTTTCAGAGTAAAAGTAGGAGATGTTGTTTCTGTAATAGAAAACTCTAAAAATGTAGAATTAATAAAATTAGCAGTAGAAGATGCGACTCCACCAGCTTGGTTAGAATTAGATAGAGCTGCATTTTCAGGAAAGGTTCTTCAAAACCCAACTAAAGATGATTTGGATTTTGATTTAAATGAATCTTTAATAGTTGAATTTTATTCAAGATAA
- a CDS encoding DNA-directed RNA polymerase subunit alpha: MLKIEKQAKQINITEVKESNYKGQFVVEPLYRGYGNTLGNALRRVLLSSIPGAAIKGMRIEGVMSEFTVMDGVKEAVTEIILNVKEIVVKAESSGERRMTLSVKGPKVVKAADIVADIGLEIVNPEQVICTVTTDRTLDMEFLVDTGEGFVVSEEIDKKDWPVDYIAVDAIYTPIRKVSYEIQDTMFGRITDFDKLTLNVETDGSIEIRDALSYAVELLKLHLDPFLEIGNKMENLRDEIEEIIEEPIDIQVIDDKSHDMKIEELDLTVRSFNCLKKAGIEDVSQLASLSLNELLKIKNLGKKSLDEILEKMKDLGYDLEKNGSPE; encoded by the coding sequence ATGTTAAAAATAGAAAAGCAGGCTAAGCAAATAAATATAACAGAAGTAAAAGAAAGCAATTATAAGGGACAATTTGTTGTAGAACCTCTATATAGAGGTTATGGAAATACTTTAGGAAATGCACTTAGAAGAGTTTTACTTTCATCTATACCTGGAGCAGCAATAAAAGGTATGAGAATTGAAGGAGTAATGAGTGAATTCACTGTTATGGACGGTGTTAAAGAAGCTGTTACTGAAATTATTCTAAATGTTAAAGAAATAGTTGTTAAAGCAGAAAGTTCAGGAGAAAGAAGAATGACACTTTCTGTAAAAGGTCCTAAAGTTGTTAAAGCAGCTGATATTGTTGCAGATATTGGGCTTGAAATAGTTAACCCTGAACAAGTTATATGTACTGTGACTACTGATAGAACTCTAGATATGGAATTTCTTGTTGATACAGGAGAAGGATTTGTTGTGTCAGAAGAAATTGATAAAAAAGATTGGCCAGTAGATTACATAGCTGTAGACGCAATCTATACTCCAATTAGAAAGGTTTCTTATGAAATTCAAGATACAATGTTTGGTAGAATTACTGACTTTGATAAATTGACTTTAAATGTTGAGACTGATGGAAGTATAGAAATAAGAGATGCTTTATCATATGCTGTTGAGCTTTTAAAATTACATTTAGATCCATTCTTAGAGATTGGAAATAAAATGGAAAATCTAAGAGATGAAATTGAAGAAATTATTGAAGAACCAATAGATATTCAAGTTATTGATGATAAATCACATGATATGAAAATTGAGGAATTAGATTTAACAGTAAGATCTTTTAATTGCTTGAAAAAAGCTGGGATAGAAGATGTATCTCAATTAGCAAGCTTATCTTTAAATGAATTATTAAAAATTAAAAATTTAGGAAAAAAATCTCTTGATGAGATTTTAGAGAAGATGAAAGATTTAGGATACGATCTTGAAAAAAATGGATCTCCTGAATAA
- the rplQ gene encoding 50S ribosomal protein L17 encodes MNHNKSYRKLGRRADHRKAMLKNMTISLVKAERIETTVTRAKELRKFAERMITFGKKNTLASRRNAFAFLRDEEAVAKIFNELAPKYADRNGGYTRIIKTSVRKGDSAEMAIIELV; translated from the coding sequence ATGAATCACAATAAATCATATAGAAAATTAGGAAGAAGAGCTGATCATAGAAAGGCTATGCTTAAAAATATGACTATATCACTTGTAAAAGCTGAAAGAATAGAAACAACTGTTACAAGAGCTAAAGAATTAAGAAAATTCGCTGAAAGAATGATTACTTTTGGTAAGAAAAATACTTTAGCATCTAGAAGAAATGCATTTGCATTCCTAAGAGATGAAGAAGCAGTAGCTAAAATATTTAATGAATTAGCACCTAAATATGCTGATAGAAATGGTGGATACACTAGAATCATCAAAACTTCTGTTAGAAAAGGTGACTCAGCTGAAATGGCTATAATTGAATTAGTATAA